CGTGCCGCATGGTCAGCACCGTGCCGGTCTTCGACGACCAGCGGGACGCGTCCGAGGCCAGGTCCGGCGCGAGGCGCTGGCGGTGCACGGTGTCGCCGAGCAGCTCGCGCACGCGCGCGGCGGTGGCCGGCGTGATCGCGGCCGGCGTCCACAGTGCTTCCAGCAGGCCCGCGAACGCGCGGGCGGATCCGGCGTTCGTCCGGCTCACGTCCAGCTGCGGGATCAGGTGTCCCTGCCCGGACGTGGCGGCGCCGATCGCCAGCGCGTGCGCGAGCGGCGGTGCCAGCTGTTCCGCCGGTGTCTCGGACAGGTCGCGGATCCGGTGCCGGACCGCGATCCCGTCCAGCCCGAGCCGGCGCAGTTCCGCCGTCACCCGGGCCGGCGGGACCAGCGCGAAGAGCGCGTCCGCGGCGGCGCCGTCGCTGATCGCCACCGCCTGGTAGAGCAGGTCCTCGACCGCGATCGTGGCCGGGTGCCGGAACTTCATCAGGCCCGGCGGTCCCGGCGCCTCCACTCGGTCCGGCGGCACCGTCACCGGCGCCGCGAGGTCGAGCTCGCCGCGCCCGGCCGCCTCCAGCACCGCGACCGCGAGCGGCACCTTGACCAGCGACGCGGCCGGGAACACCGCGTCCGGCTCGATTCCCAGCTCCTCGCCGGTGCGCAGGTCGCGGACCAGGAAGCCGCCGCGCAGCCCGGCGTCGTCGAGCGCCGCACGCGCCGCGCGGAACACCCGTGCGGTGCTCACCGGCCGGCCCCCAGACAGTGGCCCACCGGTACGCGCAGCACCGTGCGGAGCAGCGTCAGCTCCGCGCGCGGCCCGGCCGTCACGTCGTAGCCGCGCGCCACCTCCAGGTCGGCCGCGGGTGCCCAGGGCAGGCCCAGGTCCGCGGCCTGCGCGGCGGAGCAGAGCAGCAGGTCGGCGCCGGCCAGGGCCTCGGCGGCGGCCTCGACCAGCGAGCCGGCCAGCACGATCTGCGCCGGGCGCAGGCCGGTCGCGGCACCGGTCCGGATCACCCGGTCGCGTACGTGCGGGACGTCGTCCTCCGGCTGGATCCACAGTCGCCGTCCGGTGCTCCCGGCGTCGGCCTTCGCCGGCCGGAGACTGTCGACGTGCGCGACCGGGCCGGCGACCGAGGCCAGGCCCAGCGGCACCACCCACACCCCGACGTCCGGCGGCACGGCGATCACCGCGGCCCCGTCGGCGCCGTCGGCCCGCGAGCCCGTGGACAGGTCCAGGTGCAGGTCGTGCGCGCGGGCCGCGGCGACCAGGCGGGCCAGCGCGGCCGGTGGGCAGATCGCGGGCACGGCGAGCCGGAACGGGCGGCGGCGGGCGCGTTCCGCGTCGTGCTCGAGCGTGTCGGCGAGCCGGATCAGGCGCTGCGCGGCCGGCAGCAGCCCGGCGCCGAACGGGGTCAGCGTGACCGCGCGCGACGACCGGTCCAGCAGCGTGCCGCCGAGGTGCTCCTCCAGCGCGGAGACCCGCCGGGACGCGACGGACTGCGGGATGCGCAGCGCGGCCGCGCCGACCGTGAAGCTGCCGTGCCGGGCCACGGCCACGAACGCACGGCTGGCCGCCAGGAGGTCCATGACCGGTCACTATGCCAGATCCGCATGGGACACGCCGAATTCGTCTTCGACAGCATGGAAGTGCTCTGTCAGGGTCGAGCAGTCCGTTTCGTACCCACGAAAAGGGGTTGGGTGTGCAGATCCTGAAGATCGTGACCGCGGCGGTCGCGGTGGTCGCGCTGACGCCGGCGACGGCGTCCGCGACCGGCGTCTACCAGCGGCTGGAGCAGGAGTACGACGCGCGCCTCGGCGTCTACGCGGTGGACACCGGCACCGGCCGGACCGTCACGTTCCGGCCGGACGAACGGTTCGCGTACGCGTCCACGTTCAAGGCGCTGGCCGCGGCCGCGGTGCTGGACCGCACCACGGACGCGGAGCTGCGGCGGGTGGTCCGGTACACGGCCGCGGACCTGGTCGACTACTCGCCGGTCACCGAGCTGCACGTGGACGAGGGCATGACGCTCGCCGCGATCGCCGAGGCCGCGATCACGGTCAGCGACAACACGGCCGGCAACCTGCTCTTCCGCGAGCTGGGCGGCCCGGACGGCCTGGAGCGGGCGCTGCGCGCGATCGGCGACCGCACCACCTCGGTCGACCGGATCGAGACCGAGCTGAACACCGCGATCCCGGGTGACCGGCGGGACACCAGCACGCCCCGCGCGCTCGCCACCGACCTGCGCGCCTACGCGCTCGGCGGCGAGCTGTGCCGCAGCGACCGGGAGCGGCTCACCGCGTGGCTGCGGGCGAACACCACCGGCGCGGAGACGATCCGTGCGGGCGTGCCGGCCGGCTGGGTGGTCGGCGACAAGACCGGCTCCGGCGGGTACGGCACGCGCAACGACATCGCGGTCCTCTGGCCACCGGCCGGCGCGCCGATCGTGCTCGCGGTGCTGTCCACCCGCGACACCGCGGACGCGAAGTACGACAACGCGCTGCTGGCGGACGCGGCCGCCGCGGTCGTGGACCGCCTGGGCCACTGACACCGGGGGGTGCACCGCCCGGCCCTCACACGAGGGCCGGGCGGGTGGCCGGCGGCACGGGACGGGACGACCTCAGCCGGCCAGCCGGTAGCGGATCGGCAGCGTGCGCAGGCCGCCGATGAACGTGGTGTCGGTCAGCGCGGGCTCGCCGTCCAGCGTGACGTACTCCAGCCGGGGCAGCAGCCGGCGAAACAGCGTGCGCATCTCCATCCGGGCCAGCGCCGCGCCCATGCAGTGGTGCGGGCCGAAACCGAACGCCAGATGGTTCGCCGCGTTCGGGCGGGCGACGTCGAACGCGTCCGGGTCGGGGAACTTCTTCGGGTCGCGGTTCGCGCCCACGAAGGACAGCAGCAGCCAGTCGCCGGCCGCGATGTCCACGCCGCCGACCCGGGTGTCCGCGGCCGCGGTACGCATCATGTGCCGCACCGGTGCGGAGTAGCGGATCATCTCGTCGACCGCGCCGTCGATCAGGTCGGGGTTGCGCCGCAGCCGGACCAGCTGCTCCGGGTTCGTGGCCAGCGCCCACATGCCGCCGGTCAGCGCCTTCGCGGTGGACTCGTAGCCGGAGGTCGCCACCATCATGTGATAGCTGACCGCCTCCACGTCACCGATCGGCGCGCCGTCGATCGTGCCGTTCGAGACCGCGCTGGCCAGGTCGCCGGTCGGGTTCTCCCGCCGGGCCGCGGTCAGCGCGAGCATGTACCCGAACAGGTTCTGAAGCGCCGCGGCGTCGCCGTCCCGGGCGAAGAAGTCCTGGGTCAGCGCGATGACCCGCGGATACTCCGCCTCCGGCAGGCCCATCAACTCCAGGATCACCTTCAGCGGGTACGGCTGCGCGACGTCGGCCGCGAAGTCGCAGCGCCCGTCCATCATGGACATCCGGTCGAGCGCCGCACCGG
This genomic window from Catenuloplanes niger contains:
- a CDS encoding cytochrome P450, which codes for MTDVFTDPDRYTDMAAWHREVAELRTRAPIHRVTADGFDPFWAVVGHAEVLEIERRPELFPNAAQPWVMSRTDLDAQRAAGPAPRTLIHMNGDEHAAYRRLGNDWFRPASLAALQVRLDELAGAALDRMSMMDGRCDFAADVAQPYPLKVILELMGLPEAEYPRVIALTQDFFARDGDAAALQNLFGYMLALTAARRENPTGDLASAVSNGTIDGAPIGDVEAVSYHMMVATSGYESTAKALTGGMWALATNPEQLVRLRRNPDLIDGAVDEMIRYSAPVRHMMRTAAADTRVGGVDIAAGDWLLLSFVGANRDPKKFPDPDAFDVARPNAANHLAFGFGPHHCMGAALARMEMRTLFRRLLPRLEYVTLDGEPALTDTTFIGGLRTLPIRYRLAG
- a CDS encoding serine hydrolase, translated to MSTARVFRAARAALDDAGLRGGFLVRDLRTGEELGIEPDAVFPAASLVKVPLAVAVLEAAGRGELDLAAPVTVPPDRVEAPGPPGLMKFRHPATIAVEDLLYQAVAISDGAAADALFALVPPARVTAELRRLGLDGIAVRHRIRDLSETPAEQLAPPLAHALAIGAATSGQGHLIPQLDVSRTNAGSARAFAGLLEALWTPAAITPATAARVRELLGDTVHRQRLAPDLASDASRWSSKTGTVLTMRHEMGVVEHADGAVFAIVALTESRVPAVVQPAAEAAMGRVARLLRDLLRAEGAAGGRGVC
- a CDS encoding LysR family transcriptional regulator; the encoded protein is MDLLAASRAFVAVARHGSFTVGAAALRIPQSVASRRVSALEEHLGGTLLDRSSRAVTLTPFGAGLLPAAQRLIRLADTLEHDAERARRRPFRLAVPAICPPAALARLVAAARAHDLHLDLSTGSRADGADGAAVIAVPPDVGVWVVPLGLASVAGPVAHVDSLRPAKADAGSTGRRLWIQPEDDVPHVRDRVIRTGAATGLRPAQIVLAGSLVEAAAEALAGADLLLCSAAQAADLGLPWAPAADLEVARGYDVTAGPRAELTLLRTVLRVPVGHCLGAGR
- the bla gene encoding class A beta-lactamase, with the protein product MQILKIVTAAVAVVALTPATASATGVYQRLEQEYDARLGVYAVDTGTGRTVTFRPDERFAYASTFKALAAAAVLDRTTDAELRRVVRYTAADLVDYSPVTELHVDEGMTLAAIAEAAITVSDNTAGNLLFRELGGPDGLERALRAIGDRTTSVDRIETELNTAIPGDRRDTSTPRALATDLRAYALGGELCRSDRERLTAWLRANTTGAETIRAGVPAGWVVGDKTGSGGYGTRNDIAVLWPPAGAPIVLAVLSTRDTADAKYDNALLADAAAAVVDRLGH